DNA sequence from the Ramlibacter agri genome:
GTGCGCCGCGGCGACCGCATCCTGCTGATGCTCGGCAACGAGGTCGCGCTGTGGGACATCATGCTGGCTTCCATGAAGCTCGGCGCCGTGGTCATCCCGGCGACGACGCTGCTGACGCCGCAGGACGTGCAGGACCGGGTCGAGCGCGGCGAGGTCAAGTTCGCGATCACCGCCGCCGCGAACGCCGACAAGCTCGCGCCGCTGCCGGCCAACTGCGGCCGCCTCACCATCGGCGGCGCCGCGCCGGGCTGCAAGGCGTTCGCGCCCGAAGCGCAGCCGGACACCTTCACGCCCGACGGCGTGACGAAGGCGACCGACCCGCTGCTGCTGTACTTCACCTCCGGCACCACCGCCAAGCCGAAGCTGGTGCTGCATTCGCACCAGAGCTATCCGGTGGGGCACTTATCCACGATGTACTGGCTGGGCCTGCAGCCGGGCGACGTGCACCTGAACATCTCCTCGCCGGGCTGGGCCAAGCACGCTTGGAGCTGCTTCTTCGCGCCGTGGAACGCGGGCGCCTGCATCTTCATCTCGAACTACAAACGCTTCCAGGCGAAGGCGCTGCTCGAAGTGCTGGCGACGCGCGGCGTGACTTCGCTGTGCGCGCCGCCGACCGTCTGGCGCATGCTGATCCAGGAGGACCTGGCGGCGTACCGGGGCCGGCTGCGCCTGCGCGAGGTGATCGGCGCCGGCGAGCCGCTGAACCCGGAGATCATCGAACGCGTGCGTTCGGCCTGGGGCCTGGACCTGCGCGACGGCTTCGGCCAGACGGAGACCACGGCGCAGGTGGGCAATTCGCCGGGCCAGCCGGTGAAGGCCGGCTCCATGGGACGGCCATTGCCCGGGTACCAGGTCGTGCTGCTGAACGTGAACGGGCAGGACAGCGACATGGGGGAGATCTGCCTGCCCTTGTCCGCCAGGCCGCTGGGGCTGATGGACGGCTACATCGACAGCCAGGAGCGCAACGCCGATGCGATGCGCGACGGCGCGTACCACACGGGCGACCTCGCCTCGCGCGATGCAGAGGGTTACATCACCTATGTCGGCCGCACCGACGATGTCTTCAAGGCCTCCGACTATCGCATCAGCCCCTTCGAGCTGGAAAGCGTGCTGATCGAGCATCCCGCCGTGGCCGAGGCGGCGGTCGTGCCCAGTCCGGACCCCGTGCGGCTCGCGGTGCCGAAAGCGTTCGTCGTGCTGGTCGCGGGACACGAGCCGGGGGCACAGGTCGCGCGCGAACTGTTCGCCTTCCTGCGCGAGCAGCTGCCGCCTTTCAAGCGGATCCGCCGCATCGAATTCGCCGAGCTGCCGAAGACCATCTCCGGCAAGATCCGCCGCGTGGAGCTGCGCGCCGGCGAAGCGCAGCGGCGCGCGAGCGGCGAGCGCGGCGCGCTGGAGTTCTTCGAGGAGGATTTCCCGGGGTCCTGAACCCATTGGACCTAGGTCCAATTCAGCGAATGGGCGCCGCGGCCGACCATCTGGGCCGCACGGGCCGAGGGACTCGAGGCCGCCCATGAACATCCAGTGGAAACGCGTTGTCCTGCCGGCCGCGGTGGTGGTCGTCGTCGCCGCGGGCGGCTATGTCGCCTGGCAGCGCATGCATGCCAGCGGCCCCGGCGAGGGCTTCCTGCGCAGCAACGGCCGCATCGAAGCCACCGAAATCGATATCGCCGCCAAGCAGGGCGGCCGCCTGCAGGACGTCCTGGTCGGTGAAGGGGACTTCGTCCAGCAAGGCCAGGTGCTGGCGCACCTGCAGACCGACGTGCTCATCGCGCAGCGCGACGAAGCGCGCGCGCAGCTGGCCCAGTCGAAGACGGCCGTGGCCACGGCGCTGGCGCAGGTGGCCGCGCGCGAGGGCGACTTCCAGAGCGCGGTGGCGGCCATCGCCCAGCAGGAAAGCGTGCTGAACGCGGCACGGGCCAAGTACACGCGCTCCAGCAAGCTCGCCGCCGAAGGCATGTGGCCCCGGCAGGAACTGGACAACGACTTTGCCAGCGTCAAGGGCGCCGAGGCGGCCACCGTCGCCGCGCGCGCGAAGGCGAACGCGGCGCAGGCCGCCATCGATGCCGCGCGCTCGCAGGTGGCGGGCGCCCAGGCCGCGGTGACGGCTGGCGAGGCCGCGGTGGCGCGCGCCGAGACCTACATCGACGACAGCACGCTCACGGCGCCGCGGCCCGGCCGCGTGCAGTACCGCGTAGCCAACGTCGGCGAGATCGTCGCGGCCGGCGGCAAGGTGCTGAACCTGGTGGACCTCTCGGATGTCTACATGACCTTCTTCCTGCCCGCCACCGTGGCCGGCAGTGTCGCCATCGGCAGCGAGGTGCGCATCGTGCTCGACGCCGCGCCGCAGTACGTGATCCCGGCGCGCGTGTCCTTCGTCTCCGCCACCGCGCAGTTCACGCCGCGCACGGTGGAGACGGCCAGCGAGCGCGAGAAGCTGATGTTCCGCGTGCGCGGGCAGATCGACCGCGAGCTGCTGCAGAAGCACCTGAAGCAGGTCAAGACCGGGCTGCCGGGCGTCGCCTGGATGCGTACCGACTCCGGGCGCGACTGGCCCGGCACGCTGCAAGTGCGCTTGCCGGAGTAGCGATGACGGCGCCGGAACCGGTGGCGCGGCTCGAAGGCCTGCAGCTGCGCTACGGCAAGACGCTGGCGCTGGACGACGTGACCCTGGACCTGCCGGGCGCCTGCATGGTGGGCCTGATCGGGCCCGACGGTGTCGGCAAGTCCAGCCTGCTGTCTTTGGTGGCCGGCGCCCGCGCACTGCAGCAGGGACGGCTGCAGGTGCTGGGCGGCGACATGGCCTCGGTGCGGCACCGGTCGCGCGTCTGCCCGCGCATCGCGTACATGCCGCAAGGCCTGGGCAAGAACCTCTATCCCACCTTGTCGGTGGAGGAGAACCTGCAGTTCTTCGCGCGCCTGTTCGGCCACGGCGCCGCGGAGCGCCGCCGCCGCATCGACGACCTGACGCGCCGCACCGGCCTGCATCCCTTTCTCGATCGGCCCGCGCGCAAGCTCTCCGGTGGCATGAAGCAGAAGCTGGGACTGTGCTGCGCGCTGATCCACGACCCCGACCTGCTGATCCTCGACGAGCCCACCACCGGCGTCGACCCGCTGGCGCGCGCGCAGTTCTGGGACCTGATCGCGCACATCCGCGTGGGCCAGCCTGGCATGAGCGTGCTCGTGGCCACGGCCTACATGGACGAAGCGCAGCGTTTCGACTGGATCGTCAGCATGGACGCCGGCCGCGTGCTCGCCACCGGCACGCCGGCCGAACTGCTGGAACGCACCGGCAGCCAGAACCTGGAGGCCGCTTTCATCCGCCTGTTGCCCGAGGAGAAGCAGCGCGGCTACGAGCCGGTGCAGATTCCGCCGCTCACCGCGGCCGACGACGACATCGCGATCGAGGCGCACGACCTCACGATGCGCTTCGGCGACTTCGTGGCCGTCGACCACGTGAGCTTCCGCATCCGGCGCGGCGAGATCTTCGGCTTCCTGGGCAGCAACGGCTGCGGCAAGTCGACGACGATGAAGATGCTGACCGGCCTGCTCGAGGCGAGCGAAGGACAGGCCTGGCTGTTCGGCCACGAAGTGGACCCGCGCGACATCGGCACGCGGCGGCGCGTGGGCTACATGTCGCAGGCCTTTTCGCTGTACGGCGAGCTGACGGTGCAGCAGAACCTGGTGTTGCATGCGCGCCTGTTCCACGTGCCGGCGGCGGAGATCGGCGCCCGCGTCGACGAGATGGTGGAGCGCTTCGGCCTGGGCGAGGTGCGCTCCGCGTTGCCCGAGAGCCTGCCGCTGGGCATGCGGCAGCGCCTGTCGCTGGCGGTGGCCATGGTGCACAAGCCGGAACTGCTGATCCTGGACGAGCCGACCTCGGGCGTCGACCCGGTTGCGCGCGACGCCTTCTGGCGGCTGCTGGTAGAACTGTCGCGGCGCGACCGCGTGACGATTTTCATCTCCACCCACTTCATGAACGAAGCCGAGCGCTGCGACCGCATGTCGATGATGCACGCCGGCCGCGTGCTCGATAGCGACGCCCCGGCGGCGCTGGTGGCCAAGCGCGGGGCGGCCAACCTGGAGGAGGCTTTCATCGGCTACCTGGTCGAAGCGGGTGGCGGCACCGAGCTGCCGCCGGCCACGGAAGAAGCGGTGCCCGCGCCCGCGGTGCATGCGCGGCCTGCTCCCTT
Encoded proteins:
- the rbbA gene encoding ribosome-associated ATPase/putative transporter RbbA — encoded protein: MTAPEPVARLEGLQLRYGKTLALDDVTLDLPGACMVGLIGPDGVGKSSLLSLVAGARALQQGRLQVLGGDMASVRHRSRVCPRIAYMPQGLGKNLYPTLSVEENLQFFARLFGHGAAERRRRIDDLTRRTGLHPFLDRPARKLSGGMKQKLGLCCALIHDPDLLILDEPTTGVDPLARAQFWDLIAHIRVGQPGMSVLVATAYMDEAQRFDWIVSMDAGRVLATGTPAELLERTGSQNLEAAFIRLLPEEKQRGYEPVQIPPLTAADDDIAIEAHDLTMRFGDFVAVDHVSFRIRRGEIFGFLGSNGCGKSTTMKMLTGLLEASEGQAWLFGHEVDPRDIGTRRRVGYMSQAFSLYGELTVQQNLVLHARLFHVPAAEIGARVDEMVERFGLGEVRSALPESLPLGMRQRLSLAVAMVHKPELLILDEPTSGVDPVARDAFWRLLVELSRRDRVTIFISTHFMNEAERCDRMSMMHAGRVLDSDAPAALVAKRGAANLEEAFIGYLVEAGGGTELPPATEEAVPAPAVHARPAPFSLQRLLAYSWRESLELLRDPVRATLALGGTLILMFVMGFGINMDVDELSFAVLDRDQTAASRDYADNLSGSRYFIAHRPLANLAELDRRMRAGELALALEIPPGFARDMARGQAVQIGAWIDGSMPSRAETVSGYVNGMHQGWLAERAQFRAGSAATAAADIETRFRYNPDVASLPAMVPAVIPMLLMMVPAMLAALAVVREKELGSITNLYVTPVTRTEFMLGKQLPYAVLALLNFLLMVLLAVTVFGVPVTGSFATLLGAAVLYVICATGIGLLASSFTRSQVAAMFLAMIGTMIPAAQFSGMMDPVSSLEGMGRVIGAVYPTTHFIDISRGVFNKALSWSDLSSAVWSLAAAVPVILLLAIALLKKQDR
- a CDS encoding AMP-binding protein, with the protein product MGNANAFLQARDFLLAHRQDYATAYRDFRWPVLDAFNWALDHFDALAADNEAPALWIVEEDGSEQKFSFREMAARSNRAANFLRGEGVRRGDRILLMLGNEVALWDIMLASMKLGAVVIPATTLLTPQDVQDRVERGEVKFAITAAANADKLAPLPANCGRLTIGGAAPGCKAFAPEAQPDTFTPDGVTKATDPLLLYFTSGTTAKPKLVLHSHQSYPVGHLSTMYWLGLQPGDVHLNISSPGWAKHAWSCFFAPWNAGACIFISNYKRFQAKALLEVLATRGVTSLCAPPTVWRMLIQEDLAAYRGRLRLREVIGAGEPLNPEIIERVRSAWGLDLRDGFGQTETTAQVGNSPGQPVKAGSMGRPLPGYQVVLLNVNGQDSDMGEICLPLSARPLGLMDGYIDSQERNADAMRDGAYHTGDLASRDAEGYITYVGRTDDVFKASDYRISPFELESVLIEHPAVAEAAVVPSPDPVRLAVPKAFVVLVAGHEPGAQVARELFAFLREQLPPFKRIRRIEFAELPKTISGKIRRVELRAGEAQRRASGERGALEFFEEDFPGS
- a CDS encoding HlyD family secretion protein translates to MNIQWKRVVLPAAVVVVVAAGGYVAWQRMHASGPGEGFLRSNGRIEATEIDIAAKQGGRLQDVLVGEGDFVQQGQVLAHLQTDVLIAQRDEARAQLAQSKTAVATALAQVAAREGDFQSAVAAIAQQESVLNAARAKYTRSSKLAAEGMWPRQELDNDFASVKGAEAATVAARAKANAAQAAIDAARSQVAGAQAAVTAGEAAVARAETYIDDSTLTAPRPGRVQYRVANVGEIVAAGGKVLNLVDLSDVYMTFFLPATVAGSVAIGSEVRIVLDAAPQYVIPARVSFVSATAQFTPRTVETASEREKLMFRVRGQIDRELLQKHLKQVKTGLPGVAWMRTDSGRDWPGTLQVRLPE